From Deltaproteobacteria bacterium, a single genomic window includes:
- a CDS encoding reactive intermediate/imine deaminase (has endoribonuclease activity on mRNA): GSSLDKVVKTTLFIKNMDDFPLINEVYGEFFKENHPARACVEVARLPRDANVEVEAVSLL, encoded by the coding sequence GGCAGCAGCCTGGATAAGGTGGTCAAAACAACCCTGTTCATCAAGAACATGGACGATTTCCCTCTGATCAACGAAGTTTACGGCGAATTTTTCAAAGAGAACCACCCGGCGCGCGCCTGCGTCGAGGTGGCCCGGCTGCCCCGGGACGCCAACGTCGAAGTCGAGGCCGTGAGTCTGCTCTGA
- a CDS encoding FAD-binding oxidoreductase — MGKQYDAVIVGAGIIGCSIAFELARRGWKTVAVDKQPEAGNGSTANTCAVIRVHYSTLEGTAVAYESYHYWNSWADYLGIDDPKGTARFNKTGVLVFESQANDRLKNIRRMLDALGIGYENWNFERIKETFPMLDDASYFPPRRPEDPKFGSKNDTPIAGAIYYSEGGYVTDPVLSVHNVQVAAEAHGAEFIFSRRVEAILKQDGRTKGVRLDDGRELFAPVVVNAAGPHSFVVNAMAGVIEGMKIKTRALRHEVVHLPAPEGVDYESIGCPSSDSDVGAYWRPEVGNHILSGSEDPECDPKEWVNDPDNFNRNLTEQAKAQAYRLSLRIPDLRIPNQIQGVVDLYDVTDDWMPIYDKSDLPGFYMAVGTSGNQYKNAPVVGKMMADLITQCQSGRDHDAEPVVFHLEKIDRDVDMRFYSRLREINKESSFSVLG; from the coding sequence ATGGGAAAACAATACGATGCCGTCATAGTCGGCGCCGGCATCATCGGCTGCAGTATTGCCTTCGAACTCGCCAGGCGGGGCTGGAAAACAGTCGCTGTGGACAAACAGCCTGAAGCCGGCAACGGTTCCACGGCCAACACCTGTGCGGTGATCCGGGTGCACTACTCAACCCTCGAGGGCACCGCCGTGGCCTATGAGAGCTATCACTACTGGAACAGCTGGGCCGATTACCTCGGAATCGATGACCCCAAGGGGACGGCGCGGTTCAATAAAACGGGCGTGCTCGTTTTTGAGTCTCAGGCCAACGACCGTCTTAAAAACATCCGCCGGATGCTGGATGCCCTCGGAATCGGTTATGAAAACTGGAACTTCGAAAGGATAAAGGAAACCTTTCCCATGCTGGACGATGCCAGTTATTTCCCCCCGCGCAGGCCGGAAGATCCAAAATTCGGCAGCAAAAACGACACGCCGATTGCGGGGGCCATTTACTATTCCGAGGGCGGCTACGTCACCGACCCGGTGTTGTCGGTACACAACGTCCAGGTGGCCGCGGAAGCCCACGGGGCGGAATTTATTTTCAGCCGCCGGGTGGAGGCGATCCTCAAGCAGGACGGACGCACAAAGGGTGTCCGGTTGGATGATGGCCGGGAACTGTTTGCACCGGTGGTGGTCAACGCCGCCGGGCCGCACTCGTTTGTGGTCAATGCCATGGCCGGCGTGATCGAAGGGATGAAGATCAAAACCCGCGCCCTGCGCCACGAAGTGGTTCATTTGCCGGCCCCTGAAGGCGTTGATTACGAATCCATCGGCTGTCCGAGCTCGGACAGCGACGTCGGGGCCTACTGGCGGCCGGAGGTGGGCAATCACATCCTCTCCGGGAGTGAAGATCCGGAGTGTGACCCCAAGGAGTGGGTCAACGACCCGGACAACTTCAACCGCAATCTCACCGAACAGGCAAAGGCCCAGGCCTACCGTCTGTCCCTGAGGATTCCCGACCTGAGGATCCCCAATCAGATACAAGGGGTGGTCGACCTGTACGATGTCACCGACGACTGGATGCCCATCTACGACAAATCCGACCTGCCCGGCTTCTATATGGCGGTGGGCACCTCGGGCAACCAGTACAAGAACGCACCGGTGGTGGGCAAGATGATGGCGGACCTGATCACCCAATGCCAAAGCGGGAGAGACCACGACGCAGAGCCCGTCGTCTTTCACCTGGAAAAAATAGATCGCGACGTGGACATGCGTTTCTATTCGCGGCTCAGGGAAATCAATAAGGAGAGCAGTTTTTCGGTACTGGGGTAA
- a CDS encoding trimethylamine methyltransferase family protein, producing the protein MMEKDRQYTQEDLSTIHHGSLRILAGAGVVFESEKAVAIFRRHGFRTDGRKVYFTEAAVTRALETAPERFRLHARNPAKSIDIGTDTVVLAPTGGAPNISDVGGRQRRATMADFETCCRLVHSSEVLSLGGGIMVQANDVPAATAHLDMVSTYIRLCDKPIIGASVSGPAARDSLEMAGMLCGGMEVLQEKPGVIAVTNVKSPLSFSGEQAEVIMEMAACRQPVIVATMVMAGSSGPVSMAGVAALQNAEILAGIVLAQLTAPGAPVVYGATSAPLDMKTAVAAVGAPETVQLAMLTARMAHFYRLPCRTGGSLTDAQVPDAQALAEGALILASAVGSGANFILHSCGQIGSFLSLSFEKWLIDEEVSAHVLKSLTPVKISEAAIDADFIVSVGQGEYLTHPKTLATFRSLSQPSLFSRSDYQQWTESGARRIEAVAAEHLRQRLEFYEQPSLDPGMAKAIDAFVARRKGNRR; encoded by the coding sequence ATGATGGAAAAAGACCGCCAGTACACACAGGAAGACCTGAGCACCATTCACCACGGGAGCCTCAGAATTCTTGCCGGGGCAGGCGTGGTGTTTGAGTCGGAAAAGGCCGTGGCCATTTTTCGCCGGCACGGCTTCAGAACGGACGGCCGCAAGGTGTATTTTACCGAAGCTGCGGTGACGCGTGCGTTGGAAACCGCGCCCGAACGCTTCAGGCTGCATGCCCGCAACCCCGCAAAATCGATTGACATCGGTACGGACACGGTGGTGTTGGCGCCCACCGGCGGTGCGCCCAACATCAGTGATGTCGGCGGCCGTCAGCGGAGGGCCACTATGGCCGACTTCGAAACATGCTGCCGGCTGGTCCATTCGTCCGAGGTGCTGAGCCTGGGCGGTGGCATCATGGTACAGGCCAATGACGTCCCTGCAGCAACGGCGCACCTGGATATGGTGTCCACGTACATCAGGCTCTGCGACAAGCCGATCATCGGTGCGAGCGTTTCGGGGCCGGCAGCCAGGGACTCCCTTGAAATGGCGGGCATGCTTTGCGGCGGCATGGAGGTCCTGCAGGAAAAGCCCGGCGTGATTGCGGTGACCAACGTAAAATCGCCCTTGAGTTTTTCCGGGGAACAGGCCGAGGTGATCATGGAAATGGCCGCCTGCCGCCAGCCGGTCATCGTCGCGACCATGGTCATGGCTGGCTCCAGCGGACCGGTTTCAATGGCCGGCGTCGCCGCCCTGCAGAACGCTGAAATTCTGGCCGGCATTGTCCTGGCCCAGTTGACGGCCCCCGGCGCTCCGGTCGTCTACGGAGCAACGTCCGCGCCACTGGACATGAAAACGGCCGTCGCCGCGGTGGGCGCCCCGGAAACGGTTCAGCTGGCAATGCTGACGGCACGCATGGCGCACTTTTATCGCCTTCCCTGCCGAACCGGCGGCAGCCTGACGGATGCGCAGGTGCCTGACGCCCAGGCCCTGGCCGAAGGGGCGCTGATTTTGGCAAGCGCTGTTGGAAGCGGCGCCAACTTCATATTGCACAGCTGCGGTCAGATAGGCTCTTTCCTTTCCCTGAGTTTTGAAAAGTGGCTGATCGATGAAGAAGTGAGCGCGCATGTGCTGAAGTCCCTGACCCCGGTAAAAATTTCAGAGGCCGCCATCGATGCTGACTTTATCGTATCCGTGGGGCAGGGCGAGTATCTGACCCATCCTAAAACGCTGGCGACGTTCAGGTCGCTTTCGCAGCCCTCGCTTTTCAGCCGCAGCGATTATCAGCAGTGGACCGAAAGCGGGGCCAGACGCATCGAGGCGGTGGCCGCCGAACATCTCCGGCAGCGACTGGAATTCTACGAACAGCCGTCGCTCGATCCGGGCATGGCAAAGGCCATTGATGCCTTCGTGGCCCGGCGGAAGGGGAACAGGCGTTAA
- a CDS encoding GntR family transcriptional regulator, which yields MLKKAKSQSLVENVVQQIEDAILAGDYCVGDKLPATRQLQKILGASLGTIREGLARLEQKGLVEVRKGTKGGFFINDVATKPMTESLDLLMRHLKVTPRELFEFRATVEAGLIRLVVQRASDQQIEHLLTYRQKLEACLERGEQAWYALLATERALRKAFLPIVDNRIYGAVLLPIHNNIFQFADLHLKGDDVMTLAAYRYWDKILKAVAARHEERAATLTKEMIFHFMELILAQSQRHRTSEPQRAGMSAGNKE from the coding sequence ATGCTGAAAAAAGCCAAAAGCCAGAGCCTGGTTGAGAATGTCGTCCAGCAGATCGAGGATGCCATTCTCGCGGGTGATTACTGCGTTGGCGACAAACTGCCTGCCACGCGTCAGCTGCAGAAGATTCTCGGGGCCAGCCTGGGGACCATCCGCGAGGGCCTTGCCCGGCTTGAACAGAAGGGCCTTGTGGAGGTGCGCAAGGGGACCAAGGGCGGCTTTTTTATCAACGACGTGGCCACCAAGCCCATGACGGAAAGCCTCGACCTGCTCATGCGACACCTGAAGGTAACGCCGCGGGAGCTCTTCGAGTTTCGAGCAACCGTCGAAGCCGGCCTGATCCGGCTGGTGGTGCAACGGGCCAGCGACCAACAGATAGAGCACCTGCTGACGTACAGGCAAAAGCTCGAAGCCTGCCTCGAGCGCGGGGAGCAAGCCTGGTACGCGCTTCTTGCCACGGAAAGAGCCCTGCGCAAGGCATTCCTGCCCATCGTGGACAACCGCATTTACGGTGCTGTTTTGCTGCCCATTCACAACAACATCTTCCAGTTCGCCGACCTGCACCTGAAAGGGGACGACGTCATGACGCTGGCAGCCTACCGCTACTGGGACAAGATCCTCAAGGCCGTGGCGGCAAGGCATGAAGAGCGGGCAGCCACGCTCACCAAAGAGATGATTTTTCATTTCATGGAACTGATCCTGGCACAATCTCAGCGCCACAGAACATCAGAACCACAGCGTGCCGGAATGTCAGCAGGCAATAAGGAGTAG